Proteins from a genomic interval of Microcaecilia unicolor unplaced genomic scaffold, aMicUni1.1, whole genome shotgun sequence:
- the LOC115458988 gene encoding renin receptor-like, with protein MARLLLLTVSLACLTGVLADEFSVLRSPSYVTFREGSWPLPGERIPDLTALSMGFSVEEDLSWPGLAVGNLFHRPTATVLLTVRGVDTLPLSKAGVSYPIENAVPFNLDSIADAIRSLFSEDTPVVLQLAPSDERVYMVGKANTVFKDLPITLRQLRSRLFQENSILKSLPFNSLSKTNEVDLLFFSELQVLHDISALLSRHKHLARDHSPDVYSLELAGLEEIGKHYGEDSQQFRDASRILAESLEKFADEMFHVYGGNAVVEAVTVRSFETPLVRKTRSILEAKQTNAPENLYNLAYQYNFNYAVVFNIILWLMIGLAIAVIVISYNLWNMDPGYDSIIYRMTNQKIRMD; from the exons GTGTACTGGCTGATGAATTCAGTGTGCTGCGATCACCTTCGTACGTCACGTTCCGAGAAGGGAGCTGGCCTCTCCCTGGGGAGCGCATCCCGGACTTGACTGCACTTTCCATGGGCTTCTCTGTAGAAGAG GACCTTTCATGGCCAGGGCTTGCTGTGGGAAACCTGTTTCACCGACCAACAGCCACCGTTCTTTTGACAGTGAGAGGGGTGGACACACTGCCACTGTCCAAGGCTGGCGTTTCGTACCCTATAGAGAAC GCTGTTCCGTTTAATCTGGACAGTATCGCAGATGCGATTCGCTCTTTGTTTTCTGAGGACACGCCAGTGGTTCTGCAGCTGGCTCCCAGTGATGAG AGAGTTTACATGGTTGGGAAAGCAAATACAGTCTTCAAGGATCTTCCCATCACACTGCGGCAACTGCGCAGCCGACTTTTCCAGGAAAATTCAATTCTCAAATCCCTTCCCTTCAACTCTTTGAGCAAAACCAACGAG GTTGACCTGCTCTTTTTCTCGGAGCTCCAGGTCCTACATGACATTTCTGCTTTG CTGTCTAGACACAAACATCTGGCAAGGGATCACTCCCCTGATGTGTACTCTTTGGAACTGGCTGGCCTGGAGGAGATAGGCAAACACTACGGAGAGGATTCCCAGCAGTTTCGGGATGCATCTCGGATCCTGGCAGAGTCTCTAGAGAAG TTTGCAGATGAGATGTTTCACGTCTATGGGGGAAACGCAGTGGTGGAAGCAGTTACTGTGAGGAGCTTCGAAACGCCCCTTGTGCGGAAGACGCGCTCAATCCTTGAGGCAAAACAGACT AATGCTCCAGAAAATTTGTATAACCTGGCGTACCAGTACAACTTCAACTACGCTGTAGTCTTCAACATCATTCTGTGGCTCATGATTGGCTTGGCCATCGCGGTGATCGTCATCTCGTACAACCTCTGGAACATGGACCCTGGCTATGACAGCATCATCTACAGGATGACCAATCAGAAGATCAGAATGGATTAA